TCTCCTCTACCCAAAAGGCTACCCTCCTGCTCCGCCTCCTTAAGTGACAAACAGGTTCTATAGACAAAGTTCCAGGCATCTCAGACTTCAGTCGTCGGCCGAGCTCGTTTGAAACGACGCTGCTTTGTTCTTAACTCAtcgattttactttttatttgtgttatcCAATCAGGTTTGATTTCACTGAAAGTTTACTACTCGAAGCCACCGACAATGAGGTTCAACACCCTCTGCTCCTGCTTACTTGTGTTGGCGGCCGTTAAGGCCCATCCTGAAGGCTCCTGGAAATGGGAATCCTCGGGACAATCTACCACAGTGGCTCCTACAGTTCAACCAGCCACCGAGAGTTCCCTCCACCTCTCAGTTGCTGGTAACAGAATCCCcagtcaaaattaattttaaaactgtCAATCTTAACAACTATTTTGTAATTAGATGAGCAAGGTAAACTTCCGTCCACTGCCGATCACGAACACTCGGAAAGTTCCAGCATTGACGATGTTGAAACGGCTGCCGATGCCATTATTCATTCAACCAGAACCGGTAAAGTGATCAACACTTACGAGGCCTTTTATGAAGATCCTTCCATCCAGAAGGCTCTGCAAGAAGGAAAAGATACCGAAGCTCGAACTTACATCAAAGAGAAGCTTTGTAAACTTGGCCTGGCCAAAGAGGTGTGTAATTCTTTTACTTTCGTATTTAAATGTGTGTGTTCATTCGATTGTAATCTCggacattttccttttctagtGCGCCAAAGTTGGTGGTAAATCCTACGGACCCGGCGGCTTTAATGGCCTCGGTGGTTTTAATGGTGGTGGAATCGGTATCGATCCTAACATTGTTTCCTATGTCCAGCCTGTGGCCATTGTTCCAGCAGGGGCTCCTATTGCTGCAGTTCCACTTGGTCTGGGCGCTGGCGGCCATTTCAAGCAACACGGAAAAGGCCAAGTTGGCAAAGTTAAAGGCTACggagctcctcctcctcctagcTATGGAGCCCCATCTCTTCTTCCGCCCAACACTTATGGCGCTCCTGGACTTGGCGGTTTCGGCGGACTGGGTGGTTTGGGAAGTCTTGCTCCTCCCCCCATTCCTGCATCTCTCCCACCCGCACCTGTCCAGCACATCCATCATCATACAAACGTCGGTGCTCCTCAACTCATTCCTGGTCCTTACAACGCTCCTCCACCTCTGCCACCCATTTACAAATCACCTCCTTCATACAATCCCGCTCCTCCGGCTTACAATCCTCCACCCAGGCCATCGTATAGCAATCCAGCTCCCGTTTACAACCAAGCTCCATCTCGCCCGTACAATCCAGCTCCCATCCAGCCGTACAGCAACGGAGGCAACAGCTTTGCTCCACGTGACCAATGTGTCTGCGTTCCTGCCGCCCAGTGTCCATCCTACGATGTTATCGGCCGCGTTGCCGACTACGCCATTGATCCTCGCTCCAAATTGAATTCAACCATCGTTGCGGATGAAGGTGACATTGTCGTTGTTCAACAAGCAGAAGGACGACAATTGGCTTCCGGATCGACCAAAGAATcgactcgtcgtcgtcgccagaGCGGCCACCACAGACAGACAATCGTCGGAGACGATTCCATTACTACTATTTCATCCGACTCTTCCGCTTCTCAAAATCCGATTCAATCCCCATTGAATCCTCCTTCCGGCGGAGCTTCTCCCATTGCTCCCATTGCTGAATTTCCCGCTGCCGGATCCGATCCTGCTGATTTAGAATCAATCAGCGTTGACGCTGCTGGTTCCGCTCCTGCCGCTGATGGCTCTGCTCCTGGGCCGATTGGTTCCGTTCCTGTCGGTGCTCCTCCTACTGTTGGAACTGTTGGTGCCGTTGGTGCAGTCGTAAGTTGATTTTTCAACTATTAAATGAacattttcgtaatttttaCTCGACAACTTTTGCGTTGATGACGACATTGACAAAATCGAcccgatccttttttttcttacctccttacaattttttcctcctttttggcTCAAAAGCAAACAGCTCTCCTTCAAGTTGCACATCTGTTTCTGTCTCGATTCAGGGAGGTAGTCTGTTGAGCGCTCTGAAAAAATTCATAGAGCCAACGTTCGGTGTTTCGTTTGGCCTCCCGGGTGGCGCTTTCGGCGGTGGCTATCCGCTGAATCCGCTGGGTACCAATCCGGTGGTCAATCCATACGGCGGAGCCATTGGCGGCGACGGAGTCAATTTCGGCTCTTTCAATGTCAATCCGCTTGTGTCGCTACAGCTGGGCAAGGGCGAGTCGGGTAAAAAATTCAGACCGCTAGTCAATTTTCACATTACTCCCAGTGCTGAGAAATTAGCCGAAAAAGGTCTGATTGGTCCTGGAGGTGGGGTCGGTGGATTCGGCGGGCCGGGTTTAGGTGGATTCGGTGGAATTGGGCCGGGTGTAGGTGGACTCGGCGGTCTGGGTGGATTTGGTGGGCTGCCTTTCCGGCAGTTGACCAATgacggacaacaacaacagcaaacaaACGACAATTCCGGACTAACGTTCAATAATAACCAAAGTCCAGTTTCAGCAGTGTCATCTAATAATTATTACAACTTTGACAATGTGAAACAAGGCGGCTCTTCGGAGCCTTTTCGATTCGCTGAAACGACCTACGGACAGTCGCACTACAGTCAAAGCCCATCAGAGTCGATCAATAATTATTACCATGACGTTGTCAAACAGGGAGGCTCAGAGGAGCCGTTCAGATTTGCCAGTTCATCAGCCAACGCCATTAGACCGCTGAGATCGGCCCGAGATGGGCGTTACGGAGAGGAGGCCCCGTTGAACCTGGGCGAGGTTGGACAAGGACTACAAAGAGTGGGTCTGGCGTCCGATGAAGCTTCTTTCAAGACCCATCACTATGAaaagagttttaaaaaagcttTCGGCAAAGGCTACGGCTACGGTGTCCCCTACCCAGTTGCTACACCTGTCGCCGTCCCTCAACCCTACGGAGTCCCTTACGCTGTGCCTCAACCCGTTCCAGTCGCCCAACCCTACGCCGTCCCGCAACCCGTTCCCGTCCAAGTCCCCGTCATCCAACACGTTCCCGTCCAAGTTCCTGTCCAAGTTCCAGTCCGAGTAGAAGTACCTGTCCACGTTCCGGTCCGTGTTGAAGTCCCCGTCCGTGTTGAAGTGCCTGTACCAGTGGCAGCGCCATACCCAGTCCCTGTACCTTACGAGCAACCGGTTCAGGTTCACCAACATTATCACCACCAACACCATGTCCCTCCACCGGCACCTTATTTCCCACCCAAAGCGTCCAACTACCGACCCCATCCGGGAGTATACGGCTCGCCCACGTACGGCTATAGCGGCCCGGTGCCCAGCTTCTCTTCAGCGGTGGCCAGCTACGGGCCGACGCCTTATTCAAACTCGGGAGGGAAGGAAACGTCTTACTCGGGTCAAGCGCAGGATAATTACCCGACGGCGCAGGTGCATACAGCAACTGGGTACGATTCAGTCACGGTACACGCCGCACCCAATCACAATAATAACGACTACGCGTTCCGTGACACGTCAAACAATGGCCAGCCAAAGACTCGAACCAGCGGAGTCCGATTTGTCGATTCTCGTTCGGGTGAATCCGATTCGTCCTCCTCTCCAGCTGCATcctccacttcttcttcttcttcttcttcgtcagcCGTTAAGTTTGAGCATTCCAAGCGGAAGCGATCCGCCCAGAAACAAGATTTCGTTGAAACAGAAACAGACGCAAGCCAACCAGAAGTCGTCGAGGAGGAGGTAAGGTGGCTCCACCCTTTTTGGCCTCTCATCTAAGAGACGTGCAAATTATGTTCAACCGGTGCTGgataatggaaacaaaaacgcTATTCATgtgggtttttaaaaaagcgtGGAACTCATCAAAATAACGCCATCCAATGAAAACTTAATGGCGGGATCTTTTAATGAAATGTTGCATTATAACTcggatcaaacatttcaaaggaATCTTTCGCTTATTGTGGCTAACTTTGtaacaaacaattaatttaGAATTTGCGGTGTGGCTCTTGATTGAACTCACCTTCTAAACCATCGATACGAAAGTCACACTGCAGTTCaacgtgtttatttttatggggTGTGCTCACTTGATGCGAAATCGAAAATCTAGGAGCCTCCTTCTAACCTCgacattttgtttgattttgtacCGTGCATGCGGACACTTGTCtccaaattgaattatttttttattttttcaactacTAAACACCAAATCAGTTTTCATCTACAGAAAGCTGCTGTTTAAAATCATACGGAAGGGACGACTGTTTGACGACACAACCGACTACCAACAACATAatatttccatttcatttccaatcaattttaaatgtttgctaacaattttctttgacGTGTTGACTCTCCAGGCAAGAGATGCTCGCCAACTCGGCGGAGGCTCTTATTCCGGCGGATTCCCAACTTGCAGTTACTCCCAAGTGTGCTGCCGATCCTCACCGGCTGCTAACCGATACTCCAACGGAGCTGCCCCCGGAACTTGCGGACGTAGAAACCCGCAAGGCATCAACGGTCGCATCAAGACTTTGCCTTACGCTGACGGAGAAGCTGAATTCGGCGAATACCCATGGTAATGATTATCTTGTTGGTGATTTAGATTTCCGTTCAatgattaaatttgaatttctaatTCCGCAGGCAAGCGGCTATTTTGAAGAAAGATCAGTACGATAACGTCTATGTGTGTGGAGGTGCTCTGATTGGACCATCTCACATTCTCACTGCCGCTCATTGCATTAAAgggtatatttttttaaattagatatTCGATCAAAATTGTTTGATTATATTAATTTTCTCATACAGAAATGCTCCCGGAGAATTGCGAGTTCGTTTGGGCGAGTGGGACGTCAATCGCGAATCGGAATTTTATCCGCATATCGAAAAAGATGTTATCTCCGTCCTCATTCATCCGGAATACTACCCAGGCAACCTCTACAATGATATCGCCATCGTCAAGTTTGAAGGATCCGTCGACTTTGGTTACAAGTATGTAACCCCctatttcattacttttaattaattgttttacttaATTTGACTTTGTACTTTAGTCCACACATTGCTCCGGCCTGCGTTCCCCCAAGATACCAGGACTTTACCGGCTCCCGCTGTTGGGTTACCGGTTGGGGTAAGGACGCATTCGGCACTGGTGGAAAATATCAGAACATTCTAAAGGTAATGAGAAAAGTTACACAACAGTTTGAGTAGAGataatcatttgtttttttacttgatgAAAATAGGAAGTGGACGTACCCGTAGTTGGCAATGTCGAATGTGAGAACAAACTGCGCCGTACTCGACTCGGGTTCGACTTCAAACTGCATTCCGGATTCCTCTGCGCCGGAGGTGAAGAGGGAAAAGATGCCTGCAAGGTATGTTATAGCCTTTGATTACAATTTAATTGGGAGCCTTAATTCAACGCTATTTTTGCGCAACAGGGTGATGGTGGCGGCCCATTGGTGTGTGAAAGCCAAGGTAGCTGGTTCTTGGCTGGCCTCGTCAGCTGGGGTGTCGGCTGTGGTCAATACGACACACCCGGCGTCTACTCCAAGATTTCCGAATACTCCGACTGGGTCCAAAAGAATCTAATCTATTAATTTTAACGTGAGTTCATCACCCCTCGTAACTTTATATTATTAATAAGCGGCGACGACGAAAACtaagaaatatttaaacacaacaacaacaaaaatatgtcACCAGTTTATCATTAATTTGACTAGTGCTGTTTATATACTTGCGAATCACCCCCGTTTCTCACTTTATACCATTTAGATGACCTTTAGACATTGATAGTCGATAATATTAGTGTTTTATATACATATCTTTTGCTCCCCCTGATGATGTTTCTCAAAACTGTGTGTGCTACACTGCTGTTGGAGGCTGTGTAACCCCTCTGTAGCGGCTGAGCCGCCCCTTATAAATACACAAAAAGATGCTTGAAATGAATATCTGATTAATTCGTCCCTCAATGTGGTAATGCGAATTTAATTAGGCTTATAAAATAAGACGGTGATTAGTGATGGCAATCACAACCAAGGGTTGATAAAGGTAGCATGCACAGTAGTTTTGGTAGTTCTCAGTGATTAAATTGGGACTGCAAAATTGTGCATGGTCATGGTAGAATTACGGTGCATGGTAACATTGTGAAATACGGTTGAGTGTTATAATCAAAGGAACCAGATGCATTTGGTTGGAGAAAATCAACCGAGAAAACGAGTTCTCTATTGAAATGagcgaaataaaaatggttccCTCAAGAAATTCGTTGATTATTGTACACTGCGGGAAATTCCCTGCATGAATAAAATTGAGCATTACATCAGGTTATCCAGTTGAATCCGCATTTTAcagaaaatattttcacaTCGTTTTTTTGGAGTTTGCCCATGTATAGTTTCGATTTATTCAAAGCAGGTAAAAGCAGATAGCCTATTCCATGGGAAAACACTGTCGTCATTTTGTTTGAGTTgtcataaaaatgtttctcaGAAGTTTTTACTTCTAATGGAGTGAAAATGTTCTGCTctcaatttctaaaaaaatgtgtCGTGTTTGCgttatttgaattaaaacaacggcATAACAACATCCGTGAAAACTGAAAAGCAGTGCGGTGGATGGCACCTATCCCTTCAATATAACGGTATATTATTAGGGTACCTCAGGTAatcataaaaatgtaaaataaaatttgacaggTATTGAGAAAGCCATTTTCACGTGAATCTGGTTCAATTTTGGCACGAAATGTcgaaatttcagaaaaaagaaagcgcCAAAAAAGGAGGATGACTTATTCGTAACTGTTACCAAAATTAGCCTATATAAACAATACGGGAATTTCCCCGACTATGTTTGACTACTTATTTGGCAATATAGCGGCGAAATCGTGCTTACATGTTTCACAGGTTCGTTAAACCTTACGTGTATACCCTGGAGAGAAAAATTACGATATCCCAAAGTTGCTGGTTACCAAACAAGTTCAAACGCCATTATAGTGCTGTGGTGCTTTTGCGAAGTGGGTTGCAATTTGAAAGTAGCTCTTGTCAAATTAGAACATCAGTTGGGTTGGCAATCACCAATCAAACTGCATTCATAATTCAGTTCAACAAGACGACAGGAATTTTCCCAAAAAAGGTAATAAGCATTGAGGTTTTGGTTCTTTTTAATGAAGAAACTTACCCGCCATCCGcaagtgtgtgtgttaaaCTGTACGTCGGCGAACCCACGATCAAGAATGAGATACTGCCAAAGGCTGCATGTTCAAATTTTGCTGATGACTTGGATAATCCATACGCCGGAGATAGAGTTAATTTTGGCTCGTTCAATGTCATTTCAATTGTGTCGCAACATCTGTGCAAGGGCGTCTAAATccactttcactttttgaGTTAAATAAATTAACCGGAGAAGTTATGAACGGCCCTGAACCATTTGAATCGGTATAGGACTCGCACGACCTTAGGCCATGAAATGTCTCCAGGATTAAGGTAAATTTGATAGGTTTTGGATTTCGTAACAGCCGAGCCAGCTAAAACAGGTTTACTGGGAAGTGTCATAGATGAAAAGAACGATCTGGCAACGAGGCCGAAAAAGGTAAGGATATGTCAGAGGGCAGCGCAGCAGTGTTGGATTAGATTTCGAGAAAGAATCAAGAAGTAAACGGGCGAGTCTTGTAACCTCATCTGAGAACCCGTTAGAGTACTCAAATTCTTAGCTAAACCCCTTTAAGACTGGCTTTTCATGcagtttcttttaaatatatgTTGGCATACGCATTATGCTGTGCGTCATTCCCCAGTGCTCATTCTAACGTCAACATCCTCTCCcaatttcttttcagtttCGGAACACACATTATTCAGTTTTTGTTCAGCAAACGGTTCAAGTTCACTAAACCAATTGCCAACATAATTACGCTCACCAGCTACTCCTCTCCGCCCCAATATTCCGATTTGGGAACGAATCACTGAAACGCTGGAAGCTGTCGAACCACGTTCTCAATTGGAAGAAGATTGTTAGTGGAACAAGCCAAATAGGATTTATTCGTGAATCACTTGACTTTTGGCGATAATCTAGATTCCCGGAGAAAGAAATAATGGTCGACATAGAACcagatattcttctttttcttcttcctcgtctGTCGTCTGCTCAGAAGAAACACGTTACTCAAGGAGAAAATAATGGAACCGTATACCAATCAAAAACCTGCAAATTAAGGTgagctattttctttttttttctcttgtctaTTATGTGAAACATATACTAGTGCAGAACCGAGTGCGACGATATTGTATACGTGACGTCTTTTGTGACACGTGTAACAAGGATCGAGGTAGAAGCTCTGAAAGGGTCATCGGACCAAAGTTGTTCTATTAGAATTTTATAGGTAGTGATCATTTAAGGGGTCGGACTCGAGAAAAATATGCTGTCAGGTGAtaacaatttatttccaaGCGAAACGTTGctgaattttaaggcgaaatCAACTTAACAACGAAACGGAGGTCATCCATGGCCTTGTTCGTTTCTTCATTCCATTTCCTTATCAAGGTTGCATCGCAATTTTAcatgtttccctttttgcttGTAATAACTGAGATCAATGAGGGTTACGAAGAAAAATTATGCACGCCTTCTTTTGCTGTCGTTAAATGTTGTGATGTACCCCAGGGCAAGGGCagggggaaacaaaacaatttccaGCTAACATCAAAGGTCACATCAGTGTTATTAGTTTAGCTTTTTTAATAACGCCAATGGCTTGAATCTTGATGGTCGTTATAACTGTTAAGATCTCTTGATAACGAAATGTGAAAcggacattttaaatttataattgCACTTCAAACAAGTATACTCAATCTCCTGTATAATTGTGACGATGCCCTTCACGTTTAAACAGGACGTTCACCTCCTTCAaaagaaagccaaaaaaagacTGTGATGACTTACGGTTTTCCTCATTACCTTTCGGGAATTTCCCCAACATAACTGAAGGCATGTCTTAAGTAGTCATGAAAAAGTCGGAATATATTAAAGGCTTTGTGTAATCATATCATAAAATGTTTTGCCCAGAGCTGCCAAACCCCAAAGGATAGTTCTTTTTTAAGGAAATTAGAAATTACCATAGTATATCTTTCGTATCCATGTTTAGGTATAGCGTCCGTAGCGCCAAGAACCGGTTTGCCAATTGACTTTCTATACTAGTGTATTTTTTCCAGATATTTACCTGCGGGTTCCTATAGAACTTGTTGTAGTCGTCGCTCGAGCTTCAGAGTGAACGCTTTGGCAGTTGCATACGCTCCCATGTCTTCGTTTCGTTCGTGTTCACCGCCTTTGTGTTTTGAAAGGGTCGGGTCACCGAGTGAAACCGCTCAGGTGACAGATGTGGACCAGACAAATCCAACAGGTCTTGATTTCAATCCTTGCTGGTCGTCTTCGAATTCGCTCAAGTTTGTCCACAATCCCGTTCCGACAGTTAACACCAAACGAGTTCCGAATATAGAAATTAAAAGCGTGACGTCAGCAGCACCTGCCGCCGTCGACGGAAGTAATGGACAGACTATGTCAAAGCTATCATCCGTGGTCAAACGACTCTCAACGGAGGTAAGTATTTTGCAcctcttttaaattaaaaatagcgCCCACGATCTAATTAGAACTGGATTTAATTTGGAAGGAGTTGGAGCAAATGATACAAAACCAGCTAGGGAAAGTTATCGATGGACATCGATACACCAATTGGCTGCGCAAGCAGGTAGACGAAACTGACGTCCAGATGGCTAAATATAAAAACCGGATTGAAGTGCTCCAAAAACACGTAATACATCTGCCATTGCCATGCACttcaatctctttttttttctttttggttgcatatttattgatttgatttgcggTAATAGGTGAACGATCTGTCCGCCGTCATCCAAAAGCATATGCAAAATTCAGACGAGTCCGGCAGCACTCCACCCATGAAGATAACCAGGAACGTCGGACTTCAAGTTCGCGTTAAACAGAAGGACAGCGAACTTTGCAATGAGAGCTGTCAGGTATATAGTATGATGTGGACAAAGTCTACAGCAAATTATCTTGTTATTCTTCTAGCCGGCTAACTTGCGCGTGCGCCCTTGAGAATTTGACATTGAGATTTCTTATTTATCTTACACCAAATCCATATAAAGTCGTACCGAGTCGTACaaggtttttcaattttttttttttttttttttcgaaaggtTTTTTCGaaaggttttttgtttgttttcgagTTCGATATACCGGTTTTTGCtcataaaacaaaatcagTGCTCATTTGTTACTAACTAGATGAAACCTCGTTGTATATAacttaaaaaagatttcttctaTATTATACGGGATTGGATACGGGATATTGTACGGGCTAAATGTTTTGACCAAAAACGAAAAGTTTCGAAGTGAGGATGATataatgttaattttttttaaatcgcagGTTGAACTATTATCGGACGACAGTGAACAATTCACAACAACAGAGGATCTTCCAGAATTAACAATGCTGCAGCAACAACATTCATCGCAAAATTCGGATGGGGACAAATTGTGCGGATCTAAGAAATCGGACGTCGTTCCCAAGGAATCAGAtcagaaatcaattgaaattgatttgacCTTATCTGATGGCGACGAATCGCCGAGTAATAATGGATGCGTTGTCACCGGTTATGGGACTTCACTATCGACTGAAGAAGTTGCCAGCCGCCACGGTTCACCAGACGAGCCAATAGTTGGTGATTGTAAACCTGatagcattttaaaaaaggcagACGACTTATCAGGTTTTCCCGGTTTACCTACTCCACCTTCATACTTTCCTCCAATGGACATTACATCGAATGGCAGCATGATTTCATCTATGAAGATATTTTGTCCTTCCTCAAGTAAAATTATTCCGTCGTTCAAACCAACGACAATGGAAAGTGAATCACCTACGTCTGGTTATCCGTCTGGAACTTGGCCATCGACAGCCAATTCTTCGGTTGGATTTATCGACGCAAATCCACCTAAATCTAGACCTCCGCCGTTGATTTCTGCATTTGGAAGTCATTCAGCCGGCCCGTCCGGGGTCCACCCGAAGAGTCCTACTTGCGGATcgcattcaaattttgaacggAAGCGTCGGTTACCGTGCAGCATTACATCGGTTAATGCTTCGACCATAGCATCTGTGGAACAACATAACAAATTAATGTTTGTATTTACACGCGattacaattttaattttaattctaaCTCTTTTAAAATTCTCTTTCACAGAAAAGAACGTTGGTATGATTCGAGTGGCATCACGAAAAATCACACTATCGCAAGTCAGCAATCAGTCGCAATCAGTCAATCGCCTCCAGCAACCCCTCCAGCAGCCAAGTCCAGTAGATGTTGTGAGGTGCAAAACATTCAGACGACTGTTGTTCAATCCGTTGCTCATATGCAGCCGGTCATTACACATAATCCATGTCAAACGACTAAATTTCACATGCCTATTATTTCTAAACCAATTCCACAGCAGGAATTTGTTCGAAAACtggaattttcgaaaaaaattgaattttcaaaaagagtCGAATCTATCGGCCTCTACCATAAATGGAAGCTTCCAACTCTTCCGTGCAATTCCGTCATCTCCGAGCCAACACCTCAATCTATTCAACCGCCTGTGATCAATGAagtgaagcagcagcagcaaccagtTCAACAATTCCAGAACATTAGGACCTGGATTCCACGATCCAACTGTCTTGATTCACCCATGGATGAACATCTGCGCTCTCCAGAAGTTCCGCCGAATCCTCCTGGACCATTATTGCAACCGGTTCGGCAACAATCAGAATTCCAGAGCAGCGAGAGCTACAAAACTGACGTCAAGTCATCTGTAATTAATTGCAATCCAGCGCAACTACAATCAACAAAATCGCATGGGGCGACAAAGAAGATTCTTCCAGATCTGATAGCCATATCAAAAGTAGTTGCGGCCGCCCCTTCAGTACCTGCTGCTCCAACAGTTGACGAATGGCCGAATCATTTATTCATGAACTTCAAACCAATTTTAATGCTGACCAGATGCGAAAGAGGTACACCAAAAACATAAATTAATACTGTAATTAATACGTTGTTTGCAATTATGCtcggaaaaaaaacaggaattcGAGTTCAATGGACGATACCAAACATGGCGCAAAGCCAAGTTAGCCTAATTGAGTCTTACGTTCTGTAcgctcgaaaagaaaaaggactggTTCCATCTTCGGAATTTTCCTGGTTACGTGTGGCTGGGTTCTCGGCCCTACCTTTGCCGATGAGTTACATTTTCAGAGAGGTAACTACatagttttaaagttgaaacatttttcgaaCAATACAAATAATGTTTTGGGGTTAAAATTGTCAGTTAACTTCGGGCTATCGCTATTATTTTCGGGTTGGTGCCGTCCTCCGGTGGCGTCCGGATGCCAGAAGTCAAGAAATGCCGTTCAGTGAACCGGCTTCCATAATGATGTAACGTTGGATCCCAACAGGTGGCGAACTTTTCATCTTGTCGGCCCCTCCTTCCAACCACcaaaaaagcaacaaaaaatattcgagAATAATTTGTCACGATTTTTCGTTTCGAAAGAAATGATCCCATGCAATACTATGCACTAGCCGGAGGGCTAAAAGCTCCGTTGGTCGAGTGAAAGTGTCCTTGTTATGAaaatagttttgttttttctttgtctagGAAAGTAGTAGATGGATAGAAAGCGGATAGAGTCCGAGTGTTGAGATGGTTTGAAGTTGTTGGGGATGTTGGAGTCAAATCCCAGCAGCAGCGTTCGTCGAATATCTCTTTATTGTGCGTTATTCGTCGTGTTTTTGGTACTCGTTTTGATCAAC
This sequence is a window from Daphnia pulicaria isolate SC F1-1A chromosome 7, SC_F0-13Bv2, whole genome shotgun sequence. Protein-coding genes within it:
- the LOC124349386 gene encoding uncharacterized protein LOC124349386 isoform X1 yields the protein MRFNTLCSCLLVLAAVKAHPEGSWKWESSGQSTTVAPTVQPATESSLHLSVADEQGKLPSTADHEHSESSSIDDVETAADAIIHSTRTGKVINTYEAFYEDPSIQKALQEGKDTEARTYIKEKLCKLGLAKECAKVGGKSYGPGGFNGLGGFNGGGIGIDPNIVSYVQPVAIVPAGAPIAAVPLGLGAGGHFKQHGKGQVGKVKGYGAPPPPSYGAPSLLPPNTYGAPGLGGFGGLGGLGSLAPPPIPASLPPAPVQHIHHHTNVGAPQLIPGPYNAPPPLPPIYKSPPSYNPAPPAYNPPPRPSYSNPAPVYNQAPSRPYNPAPIQPYSNGGNSFAPRDQCVCVPAAQCPSYDVIGRVADYAIDPRSKLNSTIVADEGDIVVVQQAEGRQLASGSTKESTRRRRQSGHHRQTIVGDDSITTISSDSSASQNPIQSPLNPPSGGASPIAPIAEFPAAGSDPADLESISVDAAGSAPAADGSAPGPIGSVPVGAPPTVGTVGAVGAVGGSLLSALKKFIEPTFGVSFGLPGGAFGGGYPLNPLGTNPVVNPYGGAIGGDGVNFGSFNVNPLVSLQLGKGESGKKFRPLVNFHITPSAEKLAEKGLIGPGGGVGGFGGPGLGGFGGIGPGVGGLGGLGGFGGLPFRQLTNDGQQQQQTNDNSGLTFNNNQSPVSAVSSNNYYNFDNVKQGGSSEPFRFAETTYGQSHYSQSPSESINNYYHDVVKQGGSEEPFRFASSSANAIRPLRSARDGRYGEEAPLNLGEVGQGLQRVGLASDEASFKTHHYEKSFKKAFGKGYGYGVPYPVATPVAVPQPYGVPYAVPQPVPVAQPYAVPQPVPVQVPVIQHVPVQVPVQVPVRVEVPVHVPVRVEVPVRVEVPVPVAAPYPVPVPYEQPVQVHQHYHHQHHVPPPAPYFPPKASNYRPHPGVYGSPTYGYSGPVPSFSSAVASYGPTPYSNSGGKETSYSGQAQDNYPTAQVHTATGYDSVTVHAAPNHNNNDYAFRDTSNNGQPKTRTSGVRFVDSRSGESDSSSSPAASSTSSSSSSSSAVKFEHSKRKRSAQKQDFVETETDASQPEVVEEEARDARQLGGGSYSGGFPTCSYSQVCCRSSPAANRYSNGAAPGTCGRRNPQGINGRIKTLPYADGEAEFGEYPWQAAILKKDQYDNVYVCGGALIGPSHILTAAHCIKGNAPGELRVRLGEWDVNRESEFYPHIEKDVISVLIHPEYYPGNLYNDIAIVKFEGSVDFGYNPHIAPACVPPRYQDFTGSRCWVTGWGKDAFGTGGKYQNILKEVDVPVVGNVECENKLRRTRLGFDFKLHSGFLCAGGEEGKDACKGDGGGPLVCESQGSWFLAGLVSWGVGCGQYDTPGVYSKISEYSDWVQKNLIY
- the LOC124349386 gene encoding uncharacterized protein LOC124349386 isoform X2, encoding MRFNTLCSCLLVLAAVKAHPEGSWKWESSGQSTTVAPTVQPATESSLHLSVADEQGKLPSTADHEHSESSSIDDVETAADAIIHSTRTGKVINTYEAFYEDPSIQKALQEGKDTEARTYIKEKLCKLGLAKECAKVGGKSYGPGGFNGLGGFNGGGIGIDPNIVSYVQPVAIVPAGAPIAAVPLGLGAGGHFKQHGKGQVGKVKGYGAPPPPSYGAPSLLPPNTYGAPGLGGFGGLGGLGSLAPPPIPASLPPAPVQHIHHHTNVGAPQLIPGPYNAPPPLPPIYKSPPSYNPAPPAYNPPPRPSYSNPAPVYNQAPSRPYNPAPIQPYSNGGNSFAPRDQCVCVPAAQCPSYDVIGRVADYAIDPRSKLNSTIVADEGDIVVVQQAEGRQLASGSTKESTRRRRQSGHHRQTIVGDDSITTISSDSSASQNPIQSPLNPPSGGASPIAPIAEFPAAGSDPADLESISVDAAGSAPAADGSAPGPIGSVPVGAPPTVGTVGAVGAVGGSEEPFRFASSSANAIRPLRSARDGRYGEEAPLNLGEVGQGLQRVGLASDEASFKTHHYEKSFKKAFGKGYGYGVPYPVATPVAVPQPYGVPYAVPQPVPVAQPYAVPQPVPVQVPVIQHVPVQVPVQVPVRVEVPVHVPVRVEVPVRVEVPVPVAAPYPVPVPYEQPVQVHQHYHHQHHVPPPAPYFPPKASNYRPHPGVYGSPTYGYSGPVPSFSSAVASYGPTPYSNSGGKETSYSGQAQDNYPTAQVHTATGYDSVTVHAAPNHNNNDYAFRDTSNNGQPKTRTSGVRFVDSRSGESDSSSSPAASSTSSSSSSSSAVKFEHSKRKRSAQKQDFVETETDASQPEVVEEEARDARQLGGGSYSGGFPTCSYSQVCCRSSPAANRYSNGAAPGTCGRRNPQGINGRIKTLPYADGEAEFGEYPWQAAILKKDQYDNVYVCGGALIGPSHILTAAHCIKGNAPGELRVRLGEWDVNRESEFYPHIEKDVISVLIHPEYYPGNLYNDIAIVKFEGSVDFGYNPHIAPACVPPRYQDFTGSRCWVTGWGKDAFGTGGKYQNILKEVDVPVVGNVECENKLRRTRLGFDFKLHSGFLCAGGEEGKDACKGDGGGPLVCESQGSWFLAGLVSWGVGCGQYDTPGVYSKISEYSDWVQKNLIY